The sequence below is a genomic window from Candidatus Binatia bacterium.
TGCTACGTAAAGATTCTTTTCATCCCGTTCGACCGCAAAGCGCAGGGAAGCATCGCTGGGCCCCGTGTATTTTTCGGCATGATCCTTTTCCGAGAAACCGGCACTTTCGATCGGCAGTTCCGACCATTCGCCCAGATCGCCGTCGATCTGGACCGGGTCAATACGACTTCCGATCGGCAGTTTTTTCTCGGGCAGAAGGACATGCTCGACTTCAATTTCCATGGCGTCGCCTTCGGGAGTCGTAGTTTCGGCACGGAACCGCACGCGACCGCTTGCCAGCTTCTCGTAGGTTGTCGTCGTTTGAGGCTTGAGCTGGATCCGGAAAGTCTGACTTTCACCCGCCGGGATCTCTTGTTGGAGCAAGACGGGGGTTGCCTGCATCATCAAGCCGGGATCTGGATGTACCTCAAGGCGCACGGGTCGGGCCGTTGGATTGCGGAAAGCGAATACGGCTTCGCCCCCACGGAAAGTTTCGCCATGGTGTGCGACCGGTACAGGCTGGATGGATTTTTCCAGAGCCTGAATGATTTTTCGGTCTCCGGTGGTGAGCATATCTGCCGGAAAAATTCCGTCGAGATCCAGGTTGGCAATCACCGGACCATCCTGAGTCATGGAGACAAGCGCGACCTGATCGAATTCCCCATAGGTGGGCCCGCGCAGATCAGAACCGCCTCCAGTCGTGGCAAGTGTGATGTAGCTCTGGTTGTTCCGGCGATGCTCCACATACCGATGCCTATGTCCAGCGAATACCGTGTGTGGGCGCTTGGCGAGCATCGTCTCGACGCGAAGCCAATCCGGATGAATGCGAGGCGAATCCCACAGTGGCTGGTGGACCAGGACGATCGTCCAACGGGGGCTCGGATGTGCGTTGAGTGTCTCCGCAAGCCAGTCCATTTGCTCCTGAGGATCGAAAGGGCCCGGAACCGGCTTGCTCGGATCGTGAACCATGCCGAAGAGCTCGGAGTTCAAGGTGATGAAAAGAACG
It includes:
- a CDS encoding metallophosphoesterase, translating into MKRLTTNLAYMMATLAIVGCSSATRTTPDTRLQPVDPPLSAARPWTGLAANDDPQDFHFVVVSDRTGEHRPGVFRDAMAQINLLEPAFVVSVGDLIEGYTEDPATLRAEWAEIQGYVGTLGQPFFYAAGNHDMSNAVMAEEWQTRFGPSYYAFSYKDVLFITLNSELFGMVHDPSKPVPGPFDPQEQMDWLAETLNAHPSPRWTIVLVHQPLWDSPRIHPDWLRVETMLAKRPHTVFAGHRHRYVEHRRNNQSYITLATTGGGSDLRGPTYGEFDQVALVSMTQDGPVIANLDLDGIFPADMLTTGDRKIIQALEKSIQPVPVAHHGETFRGGEAVFAFRNPTARPVRLEVHPDPGLMMQATPVLLQQEIPAGESQTFRIQLKPQTTTTYEKLASGRVRFRAETTTPEGDAMEIEVEHVLLPEKKLPIGSRIDPVQIDGDLGEWSELPIESAGFSEKDHAEKYTGPSDASLRFAVERDEKNLYVAVAVTDDVLVASREKIAREQDGLSLQLDARPAPARTTNKDLWTSVRSGEFRQMALITATLVPAAEDHVMKRFTGGAESPWTYAIRRQSSGYTIEFALPLAYIAAQQGEDWEEVRINLSLQDTDDGEKPAALWWRTSRFGAQAVEGSGTFVR